A genomic segment from Agrobacterium vitis encodes:
- the gcvP gene encoding aminomethyl-transferring glycine dehydrogenase — MTTPTEFQFTDYQPYDFANRRHIGPSPAEMDEMLKVVGYDSLDGLIAATVPASIRQSAPLVWGKAMSEREALDKLRETANKNKALTSLIGQGYYGTITPPVIQRNILENPAWYTAYTPYQPEISQGRLEALLNFQTMICDLTGLDVANASLLDEATAAAEAMAMAERVAKSKAKAFFVDANCHPQTIAVIQTRAEPLGWGVVVGNPFTDLNPGEVFGALFQYPGTHGHVSDFTPLINALHNAQAIAAVAADPLALLLLKSPGEMGADIAIGSSQRFGVPVGYGGPHAAYMAVRDAIKRSMPGRLVGVSVDSRGNRAYRLSLQTREQHIRREKATSNICTAQVLLAVMASMYAVFHGPQGLKAIAQQVHQKTVLLAKGLEKLGFTIEPETFFDTITLEVGHMQGLILRAAVAEGVNLRKVGTTKIGISLDERTRPATLEAVWRAFGGNFAVGDFTPDYRLPTSLLRTSQYLTHPIFHMNRAESEMTRYIRRLSDRDLALDRAMIPLGSCTMKLNATAEMLPITWPEFSDIHPFAPTDQALGYKEMIDDLSEKLCAVTGYDAISMQPNSGAQGEYAGLLTIRNYHLAKGDTHRTVCLIPTSAHGTNPASAQMAGMLVVPVKALDNGDVDLNDFRAKAEQHSANLSCCMITYPSTHGVFEETVREICEITHAHGGQVYLDGANMNAMVGISRPGDIGSDVSHLNLHKTFCIPHGGGGPGMGPIGVKAHLTPYLPGHVETDGRPGAVSAAPYGSPSILPISWSYCLMMGGEGLTQATKVAILNANYIAARLTGAYDVLYTSASGRVAHECIIDTRPLADSAGVTVDDVAKRLIDCGFHAPTMSWPVAGTLMIEPTESETKAELDRFCTAMLAIREEARAIEDGRMDKTNNPLKNAPHTVEDLVGEWDRPYSRDQACYPPGAFRVDKYWSSVNRVDNVYGDRNLVCTCPPMSEYAEAAE; from the coding sequence GCGAGCGCGAAGCGCTGGACAAGCTGCGCGAAACCGCAAACAAAAACAAGGCTTTGACCTCGCTGATCGGTCAGGGCTATTACGGCACCATCACGCCGCCGGTCATCCAGCGCAATATTCTGGAAAACCCGGCGTGGTACACCGCCTATACGCCCTACCAGCCGGAAATCTCCCAAGGTCGCTTGGAAGCGCTGCTCAACTTCCAAACCATGATCTGCGATCTGACCGGGCTGGACGTTGCCAACGCATCCTTGCTGGATGAGGCAACCGCTGCTGCGGAAGCCATGGCCATGGCGGAGCGCGTTGCAAAATCCAAGGCCAAGGCCTTCTTTGTCGATGCCAATTGCCATCCGCAGACCATTGCCGTCATCCAAACCCGCGCCGAGCCTTTGGGCTGGGGGGTCGTGGTCGGCAATCCCTTCACCGATCTCAACCCCGGCGAAGTGTTTGGTGCGCTGTTTCAATATCCCGGCACGCATGGCCATGTCAGCGATTTTACCCCGCTGATCAACGCCCTGCACAATGCGCAAGCCATTGCAGCCGTGGCGGCTGACCCGCTGGCGCTGCTGTTGCTGAAATCCCCCGGTGAAATGGGTGCCGATATTGCCATTGGCTCCAGCCAGCGCTTTGGTGTTCCTGTCGGCTATGGTGGCCCGCACGCCGCCTATATGGCCGTCAGGGACGCCATCAAGCGTTCCATGCCGGGCCGCCTTGTCGGCGTATCTGTGGATTCGCGCGGCAACCGTGCCTATCGCCTGTCGCTCCAGACGCGCGAGCAGCATATCCGCCGCGAAAAGGCCACCTCCAACATCTGCACAGCCCAAGTGCTGCTGGCGGTCATGGCCTCGATGTATGCGGTGTTCCACGGTCCGCAAGGCTTGAAGGCCATTGCCCAGCAGGTGCATCAGAAAACCGTTCTGCTGGCCAAGGGCTTGGAAAAGCTCGGCTTTACCATTGAGCCAGAGACCTTCTTCGACACCATCACGCTGGAAGTGGGCCATATGCAGGGCCTCATTCTGCGGGCGGCTGTGGCTGAAGGCGTTAACCTGCGCAAGGTCGGCACAACAAAAATCGGCATCTCGCTGGACGAGCGCACCCGCCCTGCCACGCTGGAAGCCGTTTGGCGCGCCTTTGGCGGCAATTTTGCGGTGGGAGATTTCACCCCGGATTATCGCCTGCCCACCAGCCTGCTGCGCACCAGCCAGTACCTGACGCACCCGATCTTCCACATGAACCGCGCGGAAAGCGAAATGACTCGCTACATCCGCCGCCTGTCGGATCGCGATCTGGCGCTGGACCGGGCGATGATTCCGCTTGGCTCCTGCACCATGAAGCTGAACGCCACAGCCGAAATGCTGCCAATCACCTGGCCGGAATTTTCCGACATCCACCCCTTTGCCCCAACCGATCAGGCCTTGGGCTATAAGGAAATGATCGACGATCTCTCGGAAAAGCTCTGCGCCGTGACCGGCTATGATGCCATTTCGATGCAGCCAAACTCCGGCGCGCAAGGCGAATATGCGGGTCTTTTGACCATCCGCAACTATCACCTCGCCAAGGGCGATACGCACCGCACCGTCTGCCTCATTCCAACCTCGGCCCATGGCACCAACCCGGCATCTGCCCAGATGGCGGGCATGCTGGTGGTTCCAGTCAAGGCGCTGGACAATGGCGATGTGGATCTCAATGATTTTCGCGCTAAAGCAGAGCAGCACTCCGCAAACCTGTCTTGCTGCATGATCACCTACCCCTCCACCCACGGCGTGTTTGAAGAAACCGTGCGGGAAATCTGCGAGATCACCCATGCCCATGGCGGGCAGGTCTATCTCGACGGTGCCAATATGAACGCCATGGTCGGCATTTCCCGCCCCGGTGATATTGGCTCGGACGTTTCCCACCTCAACCTGCACAAAACCTTCTGCATTCCGCACGGCGGCGGTGGTCCGGGCATGGGGCCGATTGGCGTCAAAGCCCATCTCACCCCTTACCTTCCCGGACATGTGGAAACCGATGGTCGCCCCGGCGCGGTTTCGGCTGCCCCTTATGGCTCGCCGTCCATCCTTCCCATCAGCTGGTCCTACTGCCTGATGATGGGTGGCGAAGGCCTCACACAAGCCACAAAGGTTGCGATCCTCAACGCCAACTACATCGCCGCCCGCCTCACCGGGGCCTATGATGTGCTCTACACCTCCGCCTCTGGCCGGGTGGCGCACGAGTGCATCATCGACACCCGCCCGCTGGCCGACAGCGCTGGTGTGACGGTGGATGACGTTGCCAAACGCCTGATCGATTGCGGCTTCCACGCCCCCACCATGAGCTGGCCCGTGGCTGGCACGCTGATGATTGAGCCAACAGAATCGGAAACCAAAGCCGAGCTGGACCGCTTCTGCACAGCCATGCTGGCAATCCGCGAAGAAGCCCGCGCCATTGAAGACGGCCGGATGGACAAGACCAACAACCCGCTGAAAAACGCACCGCACACGGTGGAAGATCTGGTTGGTGAATGGGATCGTCCTTACAGCCGCGATCAGGCCTGCTACCCACCGGGTGCGTTCCGCGTGGACAAATACTGGTCTTCCGTCAACCGCGTGGACAATGTCTACGGCGACCGCAATCTGGTGTGCACCTGCCCGCCGATGAGCGAGTATGCAGAAGCCGCGGAATAA
- the speB gene encoding agmatinase, giving the protein MAFDNEKLDALRRKYGGETGGEVFDPRFKRVAEKIFDSKGTRLAPYSGIPTFLSAPYRQVEAENPDFGGLDVGIIGVPMDLGVTNRPGSRFGPRALRTIERIGPYNHVLDCAPVHELKVADVGDVPFASRYRLEQSHVDIENRIGQMVAQGVVPLSVGGDHSITHPILKAVGKDRPVGLIHIDAHCDTSGLFDQTKFHHGGPFRNAVLDGVLDPTRTVQIGIRGPAEYLWEFSYESGMTVIHAEEISVLGIPAVIAKALQVVGDGPTYLSFDIDSLDPAFAPGTGTPEVGGLTTREVLELLRGLKGVNLVGGDVVEVAPQYDSNTNTAHAGAQVLFEILSLMVFSPSIGEK; this is encoded by the coding sequence ATGGCCTTCGACAATGAAAAGCTCGACGCGTTGCGACGTAAATATGGCGGCGAAACCGGCGGGGAAGTGTTTGATCCCCGCTTCAAGCGGGTGGCGGAAAAAATCTTTGACAGCAAGGGGACGAGGCTTGCTCCTTATTCGGGCATTCCGACATTTCTATCGGCACCCTATCGACAGGTCGAAGCGGAGAATCCGGATTTCGGCGGTCTGGACGTGGGGATCATCGGTGTGCCGATGGACCTTGGCGTCACCAACCGCCCTGGTTCCCGCTTCGGGCCACGGGCCCTGCGCACCATTGAGCGGATCGGGCCATATAACCATGTGCTGGATTGCGCGCCTGTGCATGAGTTGAAGGTGGCGGATGTCGGTGACGTGCCGTTTGCCAGCCGCTATCGGCTGGAACAGAGCCATGTCGATATTGAAAACCGTATTGGCCAGATGGTGGCGCAAGGAGTGGTGCCGCTCAGTGTCGGTGGCGATCACTCAATCACCCATCCGATCCTGAAGGCCGTTGGAAAAGACCGACCTGTCGGGCTTATTCATATCGATGCTCATTGCGATACCAGTGGCCTGTTCGATCAGACCAAGTTTCACCATGGCGGTCCGTTTCGCAATGCGGTGCTGGATGGCGTGTTGGACCCAACGCGCACGGTGCAGATCGGCATTCGCGGACCGGCGGAATATCTCTGGGAATTCAGCTATGAAAGCGGCATGACGGTTATTCATGCCGAGGAGATTTCAGTGCTTGGCATTCCAGCGGTGATCGCCAAGGCTTTGCAGGTGGTCGGTGATGGTCCGACCTATCTGTCTTTTGATATCGACAGTCTCGATCCGGCTTTTGCGCCGGGAACCGGCACGCCCGAGGTTGGCGGCTTGACCACGCGCGAGGTGCTGGAATTGCTGCGCGGTCTGAAAGGCGTCAACCTTGTCGGCGGCGATGTGGTGGAAGTCGCACCGCAATATGACAGCAACACCAATACGGCGCATGCGGGCGCACAGGTGCTGTTCGAAATCCTCAGCCTGATGGTTTTCAGTCCGTCCATCGGCGAGAAATAG
- a CDS encoding aminotransferase, whose product MSLASFNPRVARLATPPIPSVFGWGRAYDGAAGPLIDLSQAAPGHPPHADLLAWLAQAAGSAEACGYGAIEGELVLRQAYCTHLSELYGAGFTPEQIHITAGANQAFICAAMALAGAGERIALTDPFYFNHDTTLAMLGIETVALPCDSDNGFLPDLDRAEQVVKSGIKALALVTPNNPTGAVYPKDLLADLYRLCRAHGVWLIVDETYRDFLEPDFGRPHDLFSQPDWPEGLIQIYSFSKSFAIPGHRLAAICADRTVVEQIAKIMDNLQICAPRAAQIALAKALPVLDGWRADNAAEIARRTVALRHAFEFLPQWHLASIGAYFAFARHPFGQAASIDVAEQLARRAGILAVPGGFFGSRQEGYLRLAFANVDCPTIATLPDRLRTFTLAG is encoded by the coding sequence ATGTCTCTTGCCTCCTTCAATCCGCGCGTCGCCCGGCTCGCGACGCCGCCTATTCCCTCGGTTTTCGGTTGGGGACGCGCTTATGATGGAGCGGCTGGACCGTTGATCGATCTGTCGCAGGCAGCGCCCGGCCATCCACCGCATGCCGATCTGCTGGCCTGGCTCGCACAGGCGGCGGGGTCTGCCGAGGCCTGCGGCTATGGGGCAATCGAGGGGGAGTTGGTGCTCAGGCAGGCCTACTGCACGCATCTGTCCGAGCTTTATGGTGCAGGTTTTACGCCGGAGCAGATTCACATTACCGCCGGTGCAAACCAGGCTTTCATCTGTGCTGCCATGGCGCTGGCGGGAGCAGGTGAGCGGATCGCGCTGACCGATCCCTTCTATTTCAACCATGATACGACGCTCGCCATGCTGGGCATTGAAACGGTGGCTTTGCCCTGCGACAGCGATAACGGTTTCCTGCCGGATCTCGACCGGGCCGAACAGGTGGTGAAAAGCGGCATCAAGGCGCTGGCGCTGGTAACGCCCAACAATCCGACCGGTGCAGTCTATCCGAAGGACCTGCTTGCCGATCTCTACCGGCTCTGCCGCGCCCATGGTGTCTGGCTGATTGTCGATGAAACCTACCGCGATTTTCTCGAGCCTGATTTCGGCAGGCCGCATGATCTGTTTTCGCAGCCTGATTGGCCGGAGGGTCTGATCCAGATTTACAGTTTTTCGAAATCCTTCGCCATCCCCGGTCACCGCCTGGCGGCAATTTGCGCTGATAGAACCGTGGTGGAGCAAATCGCCAAGATCATGGATAATTTGCAGATCTGCGCACCGCGCGCTGCCCAGATCGCGCTTGCCAAGGCTTTGCCGGTTCTGGATGGTTGGCGGGCGGACAACGCCGCCGAGATCGCCCGGCGTACCGTGGCGCTGCGTCACGCCTTCGAGTTTTTGCCGCAATGGCATTTGGCATCGATCGGCGCTTATTTTGCCTTTGCCCGCCATCCGTTCGGACAGGCCGCATCCATCGATGTCGCCGAACAACTGGCGCGGCGAGCAGGCATTCTGGCGGTTCCCGGCGGATTTTTCGGGTCGCGGCAGGAGGGCTATCTGCGGCTTGCCTTCGCCAATGTCGATTGCCCGACCATAGCGACATTGCCGGACCGGTTGAGGACATTTACGTTGGCTGGTTGA
- the sthA gene encoding Si-specific NAD(P)(+) transhydrogenase, protein MYQYDLVVIGSGPAGRRAAIQAAKLSKKVLVIERGGHVGGVSVHTGTIPSKTLRETALNLTGWRERGFYGRSYRVKQEISADDLRRRLLITLDHEVDVLEHQFSRNRVHQLRGHAIFLDAHTLEVTKEDGEVQRVSANAILLAVGTRPHRPAHIAFDGVSILDSDDIVHIKDVPRSMVVIGAGVIGIEYATIFSALDTQVTVVEPRDSMLDFIDKEIVEDFSYQLRDRNMKLIFGQSAEKVEKEDGKCRVTLKNGRVLNSEMVLFAAGRVGATDTLNLAACGLEADNRGRLKVNPETFQTDVPNIYAAGDVVGFPSLASTSMEQGRIAARHAVGAPSGEPPQYFPYGIYAVPEISTCGLTEEEVKQRAIPYECGIAHFRETSRGHIMGLDSGMLKMIFSLKTRRLLGVHIVGEGATELVHIGQAVLNLKGTVEYFVENTFNYPTLAEAYKIAGLDAWNRMGELKVEKTVKNAAQ, encoded by the coding sequence ATGTACCAGTATGATCTCGTGGTAATCGGCAGCGGTCCCGCAGGACGCCGGGCTGCCATTCAGGCCGCCAAGCTTTCCAAGAAGGTCCTGGTCATTGAGCGCGGCGGTCATGTCGGCGGGGTCTCCGTCCATACCGGCACCATCCCTTCCAAAACGCTGCGTGAAACGGCTCTCAACCTGACCGGCTGGCGCGAGCGCGGGTTTTATGGCCGCTCCTACCGCGTCAAGCAGGAAATCAGCGCCGATGACCTTCGCCGCCGGTTGCTGATTACCCTCGACCATGAAGTCGATGTGCTGGAACACCAGTTTTCCCGCAACCGAGTGCATCAGTTGCGCGGGCATGCCATCTTCCTTGATGCTCATACGCTTGAGGTCACCAAGGAAGACGGCGAAGTGCAGCGGGTCAGCGCCAATGCAATCCTGCTGGCAGTCGGCACCCGCCCCCACCGGCCTGCCCATATCGCCTTCGATGGCGTCAGCATTCTCGACAGCGATGATATCGTTCATATCAAGGACGTGCCGCGTTCCATGGTGGTGATCGGCGCGGGCGTTATCGGCATCGAATATGCGACGATCTTCAGCGCTCTGGATACCCAGGTGACAGTGGTTGAACCGCGCGACAGCATGCTGGATTTCATCGACAAGGAAATCGTCGAGGACTTTTCCTACCAGCTCCGTGACCGCAATATGAAGCTGATCTTCGGACAATCGGCGGAAAAGGTCGAAAAGGAAGATGGCAAATGTCGGGTGACGCTGAAGAATGGCCGAGTGCTGAATTCTGAAATGGTGCTGTTTGCCGCAGGCCGCGTCGGCGCCACCGATACGCTGAACCTTGCAGCCTGCGGGCTGGAGGCTGATAACCGTGGCCGGTTGAAGGTCAATCCGGAGACGTTCCAGACCGATGTTCCCAATATCTATGCCGCGGGTGACGTGGTCGGCTTTCCAAGCCTGGCCTCCACATCGATGGAACAGGGCCGCATCGCCGCCCGCCATGCGGTTGGCGCGCCCTCGGGTGAGCCACCGCAATATTTCCCCTACGGCATTTATGCCGTGCCGGAGATTTCCACCTGTGGACTGACCGAGGAAGAGGTCAAGCAACGCGCCATTCCCTACGAATGCGGCATCGCCCATTTCCGCGAGACCTCGCGTGGCCATATCATGGGCCTCGATAGCGGCATGTTGAAAATGATCTTCTCGCTGAAAACCCGCCGCCTGCTTGGCGTCCATATCGTTGGCGAAGGCGCAACCGAACTGGTTCATATTGGCCAGGCCGTGCTGAACCTGAAGGGAACAGTGGAATATTTCGTCGAGAACACCTTCAATTACCCGACGCTGGCCGAAGCCTACAAGATCGCCGGACTAGACGCCTGGAACCGGATGGGAGAACTGAAGGTCGAAAAAACCGTGAAAAATGCGGCGCAATAG
- a CDS encoding MBL fold metallo-hydrolase, which yields MQIELIRSATLRLKMAGQTLLIDPWLAPKGQGRSYRGALTSPLVDLPIPVEQVLHGIDAVLVSHLHSDHFDDVAIRLLPPDIALFCHPRDVAAIRALGFSRVMGLESATQLGDVRLETTDGQHGPPEVLADMGDVSGFLLRAAGEPVLYWAGDTILCDAVRQVLVDHRPDVIVVHACGAEWNGCGPLVMDAAMVMEVLQLAPQATVIATHLDAVDHATVSRADLAAAAQRQAPEARARLYIPTDGASLVF from the coding sequence ATGCAGATAGAATTGATCCGCAGTGCCACGCTGCGGTTAAAGATGGCCGGGCAAACGCTGCTGATTGACCCTTGGCTTGCACCAAAGGGGCAGGGCCGAAGCTATCGTGGGGCCTTGACCTCGCCACTGGTCGATCTGCCAATTCCGGTCGAGCAGGTGCTTCATGGCATTGACGCGGTGCTGGTTTCGCACCTTCACTCCGATCATTTCGACGATGTTGCTATACGGTTATTGCCACCTGACATCGCGTTGTTCTGCCACCCACGTGATGTGGCGGCGATCCGTGCCCTGGGCTTTTCGCGGGTGATGGGGCTTGAAAGTGCCACACAGCTTGGCGACGTTCGTCTGGAAACGACAGATGGCCAGCATGGGCCGCCTGAGGTGCTGGCGGATATGGGAGACGTCAGCGGCTTCCTGCTGCGGGCCGCCGGGGAGCCGGTGCTTTACTGGGCTGGCGATACCATTCTGTGCGATGCAGTGCGCCAGGTGCTTGTCGATCACCGACCGGATGTGATCGTCGTTCACGCCTGCGGTGCGGAATGGAACGGCTGTGGACCGCTGGTAATGGATGCCGCCATGGTGATGGAGGTCTTGCAACTGGCGCCGCAGGCCACGGTCATCGCAACCCATCTGGACGCCGTCGACCACGCCACAGTCAGCCGCGCCGATCTCGCCGCCGCCGCACAGAGGCAAGCGCCAGAGGCGAGAGCAAGGCTTTATATCCCGACCGATGGCGCCAGCCTGGTTTTCTAG
- the tig gene encoding trigger factor — protein MQVIETLAEGLKRELKVIIPAADMEAQMNERLADVKDKVRINGFRPGKVPAGHLKKMYGKSVMAELVNEIVRDRPSAILSERGEKSATQPEVAMTEDEAEADKILNAQADFEFTLAYEVIPAIELKPVDGIKIVREVVEVSEDEVNEQIMKIAESARTFATKDGAAADGDRVTMDYLGKVDGVPFDGGKDEDAELVIGSNRFIPGFEEQLVGLKAGDEKVINVTFPTEYPAANLAGKDATFDITVKEVAAPAETEINDELATKLGLESVDKLKEIVRGQIESQYGNVTRQKIKRQILDQLDEMYKFEAPSRLVDAEFDNIWRQINTDLQQSGKTFEDEETTEDAAREEYRALAERRVRLGLVLSEIGEKAAIDVTEEEMQRALYAQLQQFPGQEKQIIDFFRNTPGASASLRAPIFEEKVMDKLISEVNVTDKTVTKEELLAEDEDGDDTKPAKKSAKKKAAKAEDASAEGEEAAPKKKAAAKKKAADEGDAE, from the coding sequence ATGCAGGTTATCGAAACGCTCGCTGAAGGGCTGAAGCGCGAACTCAAGGTCATCATTCCGGCCGCTGACATGGAAGCGCAGATGAATGAGCGCCTTGCCGACGTCAAGGACAAGGTTCGCATCAACGGTTTCCGTCCGGGCAAGGTACCGGCAGGTCACCTGAAGAAGATGTATGGCAAGTCGGTCATGGCCGAACTGGTCAACGAAATCGTTCGCGACCGTCCCTCCGCTATCCTGTCTGAACGTGGCGAAAAGTCCGCGACCCAGCCGGAAGTGGCGATGACCGAGGACGAGGCAGAAGCCGACAAGATCCTCAATGCGCAGGCCGATTTCGAATTCACGCTTGCCTATGAAGTCATTCCCGCTATCGAATTGAAGCCGGTTGATGGCATCAAGATCGTTCGTGAAGTCGTTGAAGTGTCGGAAGACGAAGTCAACGAGCAGATCATGAAGATCGCCGAAAGCGCGCGGACCTTCGCCACCAAGGACGGTGCTGCTGCTGATGGCGACCGCGTCACCATGGATTACCTGGGCAAAGTCGATGGCGTTCCTTTCGACGGCGGCAAGGACGAAGATGCAGAGCTGGTCATCGGCTCCAACCGCTTCATTCCCGGCTTTGAAGAGCAGCTCGTTGGCCTGAAGGCTGGCGACGAAAAGGTCATCAACGTGACCTTCCCGACCGAATATCCGGCTGCAAACCTGGCTGGCAAGGACGCCACCTTCGACATCACCGTCAAGGAAGTTGCGGCTCCAGCCGAAACCGAGATCAATGACGAGCTGGCCACCAAGCTCGGCCTGGAATCGGTCGACAAGCTGAAGGAAATCGTCCGCGGCCAGATCGAAAGCCAGTACGGCAATGTGACGCGCCAGAAGATCAAGCGTCAGATCCTTGATCAGCTGGACGAGATGTACAAGTTCGAGGCGCCTTCGCGTCTGGTCGATGCCGAGTTCGACAATATCTGGCGCCAGATCAACACCGATCTGCAGCAGTCCGGCAAGACCTTCGAAGATGAAGAGACCACGGAAGACGCCGCTCGCGAAGAATACCGCGCCCTGGCTGAACGTCGCGTTCGTCTCGGCCTGGTTCTTTCCGAAATCGGTGAAAAGGCCGCTATCGATGTGACCGAGGAAGAAATGCAGCGCGCGCTTTACGCCCAGTTGCAGCAGTTCCCGGGCCAGGAAAAGCAGATCATCGACTTCTTCCGCAACACGCCCGGCGCTTCTGCTTCGCTGCGTGCTCCGATCTTTGAAGAAAAGGTCATGGATAAGCTGATCTCCGAGGTCAATGTTACGGACAAGACCGTGACCAAGGAAGAACTGCTGGCCGAAGACGAAGACGGCGACGACACCAAGCCTGCTAAGAAGTCCGCCAAGAAGAAGGCTGCCAAGGCTGAAGACGCTTCCGCTGAAGGCGAAGAAGCCGCTCCGAAGAAAAAGGCTGCTGCGAAGAAGAAGGCTGCTGACGAAGGCGACGCTGAATAA